A genomic region of Microlunatus sagamiharensis contains the following coding sequences:
- a CDS encoding ABC transporter permease, whose translation MSTTVVRAASTATLRPAPFARGYRFELLKLVSQWRVRLLVCVCWLAPGAFVGVVSRQSALPADTVFGRLMHSTGWAGALVVLAFACLWALPLLTALVAGDVFAVEDRLGTWRHLLVAVRSKRRIFASKALASATVIGLLVLGLAVSGLVGGLVSAGDRPLAGLDGYPLQGTALAGRFVLAWLCVLAPTAAFAAVGLLGSVALGRSPMGLVTPAVLAVLFAVVQLLPLPLAVRLALPSQTFTAWRGLFVEHVQVAPLVVGVVVALAWAGVATLVAYRLFLRRDFTDLADDGSGARLVLAGLLPLALLGIVSVLVLGLTTTGTGSGVDAGRLEGSLATSYAHLYRLQAAELGRPAVTEEQLQTSAACDKGGSLVEDEGSGNDWRCVVTWHLPGARAVGSAVYQLDVAADGRYVADGDGPQEVNGFFLLQAAYGSAPNPLWQFDGLVDLLAPTRKD comes from the coding sequence ATGAGCACGACCGTCGTGCGAGCGGCGTCCACGGCGACGCTGCGACCCGCCCCCTTCGCCCGCGGCTACCGCTTCGAGCTGCTCAAGCTCGTCTCCCAGTGGCGCGTGCGTCTCCTGGTCTGCGTCTGCTGGCTCGCGCCGGGCGCGTTCGTCGGCGTCGTCAGCCGGCAGAGCGCGCTCCCGGCCGACACGGTCTTCGGCCGCCTCATGCACTCCACCGGCTGGGCGGGCGCGCTCGTCGTGCTCGCCTTCGCGTGCCTGTGGGCGCTGCCGCTGCTCACCGCGCTCGTCGCCGGTGACGTCTTCGCCGTGGAGGACCGGCTGGGGACCTGGCGCCACCTGCTGGTCGCCGTCCGCTCCAAGCGGCGCATCTTCGCGAGCAAGGCGCTGGCGAGCGCCACGGTCATCGGTCTGCTCGTCCTCGGCCTCGCGGTGTCGGGGCTGGTGGGCGGGCTGGTCTCCGCCGGCGACCGCCCGCTCGCCGGCCTGGACGGCTACCCGCTCCAGGGCACGGCGCTGGCCGGCCGCTTCGTGCTCGCCTGGCTGTGCGTCCTCGCGCCCACCGCGGCCTTCGCCGCCGTCGGGCTGCTCGGCTCGGTCGCGCTCGGGCGCTCCCCCATGGGCCTCGTGACGCCGGCCGTCCTCGCCGTGCTCTTCGCCGTCGTCCAGCTGCTGCCGCTGCCGCTCGCCGTGCGCCTCGCCCTGCCCAGCCAGACCTTCACGGCCTGGCGCGGGCTGTTCGTCGAGCACGTGCAGGTCGCCCCGCTCGTCGTGGGGGTGGTGGTCGCCCTGGCCTGGGCCGGGGTCGCCACGCTGGTCGCGTACCGGCTGTTCCTGCGTCGCGACTTCACCGACCTCGCCGACGACGGCTCCGGCGCCCGCCTCGTCCTCGCCGGGCTGCTGCCCCTGGCGCTGCTCGGCATCGTGTCGGTGCTCGTCCTCGGGCTGACGACGACGGGCACCGGCTCGGGCGTGGACGCAGGCCGGCTCGAGGGCTCGCTCGCCACGTCGTACGCGCACCTCTACCGGCTGCAGGCGGCAGAGCTCGGCCGCCCCGCGGTGACCGAGGAGCAGCTGCAGACCAGTGCGGCCTGCGACAAGGGCGGCTCCCTCGTGGAGGACGAGGGCAGCGGCAACGACTGGCGCTGCGTCGTCACGTGGCACCTGCCCGGTGCCCGGGCGGTCGGCTCCGCGGTCTACCAGCTCGACGTCGCCGCCGACGGCCGCTACGTGGCCGACGGCGACGGCCCGCAGGAGGTCAACGGCTTCTTCCTCCTCCAGGCCGCCTACGGGTCCGCCCCCAACCCCCTCTGGCAGTTCGACGGCCTCGTCGACCTGCTCGCCCCCACCCGGAAGGACTGA
- a CDS encoding DUF3039 domain-containing protein: MSQQTAPGAETIVDERTETREFRVEEGDHERFAHYVPKEKLTEAMVMGTPVVALCGKVWIPSRDPERFPVCPECKEIWEGLKPGKPDKGKGPGFRGGSGQ; this comes from the coding sequence GTGAGTCAGCAGACAGCACCTGGCGCCGAGACCATCGTCGACGAGCGGACCGAGACCCGCGAGTTCCGCGTCGAGGAGGGCGACCACGAGCGGTTCGCCCACTACGTCCCCAAGGAGAAGCTGACCGAGGCGATGGTCATGGGCACGCCCGTGGTCGCGCTCTGCGGCAAGGTCTGGATCCCGAGCCGCGACCCCGAGCGGTTCCCGGTCTGCCCGGAGTGCAAGGAGATCTGGGAGGGCCTCAAGCCCGGCAAGCCCGACAAGGGCAAGGGCCCCGGCTTCCGCGGGGGCTCGGGCCAGTAG
- a CDS encoding MFS transporter — translation MSKQEALPVEQDQGSSPLPISQRALTVGICTITVSIAFESIAVATAMPVAAQDLGGIAYYAWAFSLFVIGMLLATVLAGRVCDRIGPSRPLLVGLGVFVVGLVVAGTAETMVQLVAGRFVQGLGGGVLNTAMFVTVAKAFRPAQRPKVFTFISTAWVLPSFVGPPVSAWLTSHLSWHWVFFTVIPLSVIGGAMVLPTVRAMIRIPMPEVGEDPTRQPPAPVWAAFATAVAAALLQAAGTRLDWSGLVLLVVALVLLGLGLPRLMPPGFLRLGRGLSSVILTRALLPGAYFGGEAFLPLMLVEQRDVPLLLAGGTLTVGAVGWTTGSFLQANRRLPLRRDQLITIGCANVAVGLALAGVLALVPTLPYWLIAVAWIFSGLGMGFATASTSLATITLSSEDAQGRNGSSLNLGDALGSSVFVGLAGTLFGALHPGGDLSLTFGVVLLSMSVVAVLSLLASLRVGHLSDPVH, via the coding sequence ATGAGCAAGCAGGAGGCACTCCCCGTGGAGCAGGACCAGGGGAGCTCGCCACTGCCGATCTCCCAGCGCGCGCTGACGGTCGGGATCTGCACGATCACGGTCTCCATCGCCTTCGAGTCGATCGCCGTGGCCACGGCCATGCCGGTCGCGGCGCAGGACCTCGGGGGCATCGCCTACTACGCGTGGGCCTTCTCGCTCTTCGTCATCGGCATGCTGCTCGCCACCGTCCTCGCGGGGCGGGTGTGCGACCGGATCGGTCCGTCCCGGCCGCTGCTGGTGGGGCTCGGCGTCTTCGTCGTCGGGCTCGTCGTCGCGGGCACGGCCGAGACGATGGTGCAGCTCGTCGCGGGCCGGTTCGTCCAGGGCCTCGGCGGCGGCGTGCTGAACACGGCCATGTTCGTGACGGTGGCCAAGGCCTTCCGGCCGGCGCAGCGGCCCAAGGTCTTCACCTTCATCTCGACCGCCTGGGTGCTGCCCTCCTTCGTCGGGCCGCCCGTGTCGGCCTGGCTGACCTCGCACCTGTCGTGGCACTGGGTCTTCTTCACCGTCATCCCGCTGTCGGTCATCGGCGGCGCGATGGTGCTGCCCACCGTCCGCGCGATGATCCGCATCCCGATGCCCGAGGTCGGCGAGGACCCGACCCGGCAGCCTCCCGCCCCGGTGTGGGCCGCGTTCGCCACGGCCGTCGCGGCGGCGCTGCTGCAGGCCGCGGGCACGAGGCTCGACTGGTCGGGCCTCGTGCTGCTCGTCGTGGCCCTGGTGCTGCTCGGGCTCGGCCTGCCGCGCCTGATGCCGCCGGGCTTCCTCCGGCTCGGCCGCGGTCTGTCGAGCGTCATCCTGACCCGTGCGCTCCTGCCCGGCGCCTACTTCGGCGGCGAGGCGTTCCTGCCGCTGATGCTCGTGGAGCAGCGCGACGTGCCGCTGCTGCTCGCCGGTGGGACGCTGACCGTGGGCGCGGTGGGCTGGACCACCGGTTCCTTCCTCCAGGCCAACCGCCGGCTGCCGCTGCGCCGCGACCAGCTCATCACCATCGGCTGCGCGAACGTCGCGGTCGGCCTCGCGCTCGCCGGCGTGCTCGCGCTGGTCCCGACGCTGCCGTACTGGCTGATCGCCGTGGCCTGGATCTTCTCCGGCCTCGGCATGGGCTTCGCCACCGCCAGCACGTCGCTGGCCACCATCACCCTGTCCAGCGAGGACGCCCAGGGCCGCAACGGCTCCTCGCTGAACCTCGGCGACGCCCTCGGCTCGAGCGTCTTCGTCGGCCTCGCCGGCACGCTCTTCGGCGCCCTGCACCCCGGCGGCGACCTGTCGCTGACCTTCGGCGTCGTGCTGCTGAGCATGAGCGTGGTCGCCGTGCTGTCCCTGCTCGCGTCTTTGCGTGTCGGCCACCTCAGCGACCCGGTCCACTGA
- a CDS encoding ABC transporter ATP-binding protein codes for MGGTAAVRARGLVKSFGDVVALDHVDLDVEEGQVHGLVGPNGAGKSTLLGLLLGLTAADRGRLEVLGTLVGRATSVPAGIAGFVDEPGLYPSLTPRQNLAALASLRGSDPHDVVWALAQVGLDDVADDRVSGFSLGMRQRLGLASAMLTRPRLLVLDEPTNGLDPAARRQVHRVLGDLADDGTAVVLTSHRMDDLAELCSEVTVLSAGRVVFAGPLEKLASETGDLDHQVRTTDVVTARAVAAQAPGIRLLDERDRGSRSGGDLLVVRGSLPAMDELVVRLVRAGVGVRELGPVVPPLEAAFLALTTDEASEPEAAA; via the coding sequence GTGGGTGGAACGGCAGCGGTCCGGGCGCGCGGCCTCGTCAAGTCCTTCGGCGACGTGGTCGCGCTGGACCACGTCGACCTCGACGTCGAGGAGGGCCAGGTCCACGGCCTGGTCGGTCCCAACGGGGCGGGCAAGTCGACGCTGCTGGGCCTGCTGCTCGGACTGACCGCCGCCGACCGCGGCCGGCTCGAGGTCCTGGGCACGCTCGTCGGGCGGGCCACCTCGGTCCCCGCGGGCATCGCCGGCTTCGTCGACGAGCCCGGGCTCTACCCCTCCCTCACCCCGCGGCAGAACCTCGCGGCCCTCGCGTCGCTGCGCGGCTCCGACCCCCACGACGTCGTCTGGGCGCTGGCCCAGGTCGGCCTGGACGACGTCGCCGACGACCGCGTGAGCGGCTTCTCCCTCGGCATGAGACAGCGCCTCGGCCTGGCCTCGGCCATGCTGACCAGGCCGCGGCTGCTCGTGCTCGACGAGCCCACCAACGGCCTCGACCCGGCGGCCCGCCGGCAGGTCCACCGCGTCCTCGGCGACCTCGCGGACGACGGCACCGCGGTCGTGCTCACCAGCCACCGCATGGACGACCTCGCCGAGCTCTGCTCGGAGGTCACCGTCCTGTCGGCCGGACGGGTGGTGTTCGCCGGACCGCTGGAGAAGCTCGCCAGCGAGACCGGCGACCTCGACCACCAGGTGCGCACCACCGACGTCGTCACGGCTCGGGCCGTCGCCGCCCAGGCGCCGGGCATCCGCCTGCTCGACGAGCGGGACCGGGGCTCGCGCTCCGGCGGTGACCTGCTGGTGGTCCGCGGCTCGCTGCCCGCGATGGACGAGCTCGTGGTGCGGCTGGTCCGCGCCGGCGTCGGCGTCCGCGAGCTGGGGCCCGTCGTGCCCCCGCTCGAGGCGGCCTTCCTGGCCCTCACCACCGACGAGGCGTCCGAGCCCGAGGCGGCCGCATGA
- a CDS encoding SixA phosphatase family protein: MGAEDGAAASRRLVLLRHAKASSDDPRLSDAERPLTERGRRDAAAVGRWLAAQDLHPDLVLCSTSLRTRQTWGAALAAEPDLLADVPVRLEAEVYQAWPDTLLALVQALPAEVGTAVLVGHSPGVPDLAERLNRARGAAPVGDFPTSAVAVLDVAGPWGDLGPGTANLTAYAVPRG; the protein is encoded by the coding sequence GTGGGTGCTGAGGACGGCGCAGCGGCGTCACGGCGGCTCGTCCTGCTGCGGCACGCGAAGGCCTCCTCCGACGACCCGCGCCTCTCCGACGCCGAGCGACCGCTGACCGAACGTGGGCGGCGCGACGCCGCAGCGGTCGGGCGCTGGCTGGCCGCGCAGGACCTGCACCCCGACCTCGTGCTCTGCTCGACGTCGCTGCGGACCCGGCAGACCTGGGGTGCCGCCCTCGCCGCCGAGCCGGACCTCCTGGCCGACGTGCCGGTGCGCCTCGAGGCGGAGGTCTACCAGGCCTGGCCCGACACCCTGCTCGCCCTCGTGCAGGCCCTGCCCGCGGAGGTCGGCACGGCCGTGCTGGTGGGCCACTCCCCCGGTGTCCCCGACCTCGCCGAGCGGCTCAACCGCGCCAGGGGGGCGGCGCCGGTCGGCGACTTCCCGACCAGCGCCGTGGCGGTCCTCGACGTCGCCGGACCCTGGGGCGACCTCGGGCCGGGCACGGCGAACCTCACCGCGTACGCGGTCCCGCGCGGCTGA